The uncultured Trichococcus sp. DNA window TTCAGCATCCGTCCACCCATTGCCGTTTTTGTTTCATCCAGCGTCCACAACAAGCTGCCTTTTTTTTGCTGCGTCCGGATGGATGCGGACAACTCGAGGTTGCGCCGCGCATAGGTATCCATCTTCAGGTAAGCGTCCGTTTGATAGGCGACGGCTTTCTGAAGATGGGACAGGCTGCGCTTTTGGGTATCCGAAAGGTAACTCAGCAACAGGATAAGCACATCTTTTTCCGACTGTTGCGGCAATTCCGCAACCAGATCGCGGAAGTCCGTTTCCGGAACCAGCTTCTCCTGAATGGAAACCAGAATGCCAAAATGTTTTTCTAACTTTTCCGTTAGGCCGTCAGCCGTGTTTGTGTCCAGGACGATTTCTTTGAAAGGCAATGTCTGGAGCTCGTTGAATACGGCATCTTCGTTGGACAGGAGGCTGACTTTCAGTTCCCCCGTTCCGATATCGACATATCCCAGCGCATACCCGCCTGCTTCGTTTTGGATGACACTGGCCAAGTAATTATTTGTTTTGCTTTCGCTGCCGTTCTCGTTCAGAAATGTCCCGGGCGTAATGACCCGCACGACTTCCCGCCGCACCATGCCTTTTGTCAGCTTGGCATCCTCCATCTGTTCGCAAACGGCAACCTTGTGCCCCATTTCCACGAGCCTCCGGATGTAATCAGCTGCAGCATGAAAAGGAACCCCGCACATCGGAATCGGTTCATCGGCATTTTTGTTGCGGCTCGTCAGCGTGATTTCCAGTAATTTTGCAGCTTTCATGGCATCATCATGGAACAATTCGTAGAAATCGCCCAAGCGATAGAACAAAAACGCATCCGGATACTGCTCTTTTATGGATAAGTATTGCTCCATCATAGGCGTGTTTTTAGTCTTCTGTGGCATGCTTTCACCTCAATCTATCTATCATTATCTATCTTTTGGAGTCATCTTTTTCGATAGCGGCATCGATGCCGCGTTGGATGATGCCGATGACGTTTTCCAATAGTTCGTTGGCATCCCATAAAGCTTCCCGGTATTGCTGGACCGCTATGCTCTCCTGCAATTGTTTGTTCAGATCCGCTAATTCAGCGGCTGTTTTTTCTGCCGCAGCCGGTTTGGCGTAATGTTCAAAAGCCGCGACTTCTTTTTGCTTGCTTTTGATGGCTTCGACCAATTGTTCCAGCGATCGGTTTTCCTTTGCGTTTACTTCGGCCTTTTGATAGCGGACGATTACTTCATTTTTTTTCAGCATTTCGGTCAGTTTACGCAATTCTGCTTCTGCCTGGCCTTCGATAGGCTGTTCTTGGGTCAATAGAATTCCCCTCCAAATGGGCGATCTTCATTGATCACGATGTTCTCGATTTTCGTGCACTTGCCGGTCTGGTCATTGATTTCAATATAGCAACCGGAAAGCAATTTCCTGCCCTTTTCGGGCACTTCATGACGGATCGGCATTTGCGTCAGAAATTTCTGGATGATGATCTCTTTTTCGACGCCCAGGATGCTGTCGTAAGCCCCGGTCATTCCAGCATCCGTCAGATAGCCTGTCCCGTCAGGCAAAATGCGCGCATCATTTGTCTGTACATGCGTATGCGTGCCGACCACAGCCGAAACGCGACCGTCCAAATACCAGCCCATCGCTTGTTTTTCGCTGGTCGTTTCAGCATGGAAATCGACAAAGATACAATTCGTTTCCTTGCGGACCTGCTCCAGTATTTCATCCGCTTTACGGAAAGGATCGTCCAGGCTGTTCATGAAGACACGGCCGTGCAGATTCACCACAGCCAATTTCAGTTGAT harbors:
- a CDS encoding YlbF family regulator; this encodes MTQEQPIEGQAEAELRKLTEMLKKNEVIVRYQKAEVNAKENRSLEQLVEAIKSKQKEVAAFEHYAKPAAAEKTAAELADLNKQLQESIAVQQYREALWDANELLENVIGIIQRGIDAAIEKDDSKR
- a CDS encoding TIGR00282 family metallophosphoesterase — translated: MKLLFIGDVVGSIGRQMLQDTLPLLKKHYRPQVTVVNGENAAGGRGITEKIYKEFLQTGVDVITMGNHTWDNRDIFEFIGTANKMIRPANFPEGTPGIGWTIIKVNQLKLAVVNLHGRVFMNSLDDPFRKADEILEQVRKETNCIFVDFHAETTSEKQAMGWYLDGRVSAVVGTHTHVQTNDARILPDGTGYLTDAGMTGAYDSILGVEKEIIIQKFLTQMPIRHEVPEKGRKLLSGCYIEINDQTGKCTKIENIVINEDRPFGGEFY